GCTGTGCCTACTGCCTCACTAGGTACATTTCACAGTGGTTCACAAAACACATCCTGGCTTCTTGTGCTTTAGCGATCAAGTGTATTGAATTTCCAactgtgaaaacattttaattacagacAGCACAAATGAAACCAACAGGTAATCTACGGGCATTTTAGTTCAAATAGTATCTTGCTGTTTCTCTATTCAGGCATCTCATATGGCCCGCAGCCTCACTATTTCCCATGGAACTTTTCCTCCTGAATACATGAATGGTTAACAGCAGCATTCTGTTAACATCACTACGTTAAGAATTTATCaatacatttcacattttcaggtATTGATGAAAACAGGCTTAGAAATTGTTGTTCTAGAACATCTTTTTCCACCTGCAATGCAGggcaaagcattttaaattaaagcagGTGGCCTGCAACAGAAGGGGAGGACAAACCTCACTGAAGCCCTTACTAAGCCTATGTACATCACAGACTGATGTTACATCTCCTTCTAAGGCCATTCACTGTTTCGGAATctgtacattttcctttctctgataCAAAAGCTCTTAATATAAACAGCTGGCTACAAGAGGACAGAAGACATTTTAGGCTGTCTTGGAAGGCACAAAACAATGCCCAAGCACAGCAGAGTTTTTGAAACTTGAGTAATAAAGCAAAAGTTAGGTCTCAAATAGGGCACCCAATGCCAGGAGAATCTTGCAAGAAGGGATAAGTAAAGCTTACCATAGAAAACTTGGAAATTATTAACAAAAAGGCTCAAAAGATTaaacagaatagaaaatgtGGCAGTGGGGGTGGGTTGAGCTGAGACAGTGACAGTTGGAGAATGGAAGCGTGGAATAAACTGATGCCATGAAGTACTTGATAACTTTCCTCTGTTCATGCAACAAACCAAGGGATGAGAATTGCAACAATGGTGTTGAGGTCactttctccaggctgcagaAAGGGGATTCAAGCATCCCCTgattctgaagaggaaaatttgAAATTGATTATTTCCAAAGCTAAAGAGAAAAACGTAAATGGACAACAGAGAAGAATTTTCAGTGTTCCATTACCAGCTGGAACATCTCGctaccacaaacaaaacaatggtGGTGCTATCTAAAAGCTACGATCCCCTAATGATTCTAATTCTCATGGACACTTCTGCTTAAAATCTGATGTGTGGTGAGAGAAGACaggcaagagagaaagaaactgcaagTATAAGTTTATCAAGTCGGTAGTATTAAATTTAAGAAACCCTTAAGTATGCCAGCCACTTCAGTAGTGCTCTTTTTCCATGGCTTCTGATAAAGCATACCTGCAATTGTTTTCCATCTTGCTGTGAAGCAATGTAGTTGACTTGTTGAGATGGTGGGGGTGGAGGTGGAGGCGGAGGTAATCCCTGAGACAAGTTTGTGGGAGCAGCTACCTGTATGAGAGGCACTCCGGTATGGAGATGCATGGGCACTGGAGGGGGGATGTTAAAAGGATTTCGTTGCATATTCATCATAGGAGGAGGGACACCCACGGGATATGGAAACATATTCATAGGCTGGTGCTGTGCATTCACTTGTGGCATTACATTCATTTGCTGCTGCATCATATTTACTGGTAACTGAGAACCATCACTTTGCTGGTTGCCTTGGTCTTTGAGGTTTGGAtctatcagaagaaaaacacagataatatatgaagcagaaaatccatcttttataaagcaaaatgtGGAAGTAGGTCGTCTGAAATCTTCACTAAGCACAGAGTTTCAAAAGGAGTTCTCCATTTGAACATTTCCAAGATACTGCATCACATTATTGCCCAGTACTTGTCACCAGACACATCGCTGGGCTAAGTGCTCATTTCTGAGCTTAAAAAAAGGTCACCTTATTATGCAGGTCTGCATTCTGAATTTCCATGTACTCTTCACTGTTCCCATAGCACAGCCAATACATTATTCCAccacagtgaaacaaaaattcTCTCCCAAGGAACAGAAAGACAACAGACCTCGTTTAGTTCTTGTGCTATTGGataagttacatttttttttgctctcttttgtCCATGCGCTCACTGCCAACCAATTTTGAAAGATGTCAATATGcagaaaatcatttaaaaaccCTGTGATGGTGCAACAGGTAAAGTTTGGAAGTAAAAAACTAACCTCTTGGGGGTGACACTCTTCAAAATGACTTTACTATGTCGACCCTACCTTCAGCAGAAAGTAAAAGTTACAGTGTAAGGTATAAGCAGTGAGCCTTTAAGAAGTCTAGCAGCTAGGTCTGAGCTATGGATGAGGGATTATAAATCTGGATGCATTTCTCATTCCCTCAGAATCCCTTCCTTGAGGAACCCTTTCAGCTCATTCAAAGGGAACAGCATCTAAGCCCTCATGCTTCACTCGGGTCCAACGCTCCTTTAACAAGGCCAGCTacagcaggttgcccaggaccacCTCCTGATGCCAAACAAGTCTGTTTTGTCCAGTTTTGAGAGCGTACCCTCATCTGGAGTTTAGAATCAAAACATTAGTATGACTAACCCAAACTATGGAAAATAATGTCTGCAAAATGCACGATGCTTGCAATTAAAAGGTTTGGTGTATTTTCCTGCAGCAAACTGAAGGTTGTCAAATTCGCCTCCAAATAAGAAGCTTTTGATGCAGCTGCCTCTGAGAAAAACACCACTGCTGGCATGTAGgataaaaatggataaaaacaaaagacaaagccACATGACAACATGAAAGGGCAAGCATGGTTGCCTTCAGAattggttttgtgatttttaaatacaatttacaTCTACCATTTACTTCAGAGTGTTAATGATCTGTGGATAACTTACTAGCATTCAGAATGAATCCCATCCACAGGAAAAAGCTTCTCTAGAAGCAAGATGAATGTCCATGTAATTATTTATCCTACCTAATATCTACATTGTGCATCTGCACAGGCAAAAGCTAAGACTCCCtgaaaaaacattacttttttaaaaagcaggcaGATGCTAAAGGCAGCCACAAAGAGGACGTTTTCTCTTCAGCTAAAATGATTTAAAGTTGTACTCTTTGTTGTTGCCTGGTCTGTAAGCTACGTAAAAATTCTGACCTAAAGCAAAAATCAAAAAGCTATCAAAACCCTGACAGAACACTATGAATCCACACTCCACATTGCAAAATTACTATGAATTCACCCCcaatttgttttgaagaactaagcaacaaaaagaacaacatgaGTAGAATTTAACTCATCTACTGCATCTGCAACTAAGCTTTGTTTCAAAACTGCATGTACCTTGTTCAAGTGTCTCTTCTTCTTGTCTAGTTCCCCATCCAGACTGCGGGCTTGATGAGTTCCGTCCTCTTCTTGAATAATAATTCTGCACATCAGCAGGTAAAGTCTTTCTAACAGCCCAGCTGGACGCAGATGTCCACCCAGATCTATCAGCAGGTGTATCAAAAGAATCCTGTTCATTCTTACGCTTGtatggctgctgctctgagaaCCTTGTAGCCTCATTCCCAGAACCATTTGAGTTCCCTGAGAGAGGTTTTCTACTCTGCCAGTGATTTTCACTGTAGTCTCCATATGTGAAACTGCCTCTTCCACGCCCACCTCTGCCACGATGACCTCTTCCCCTATTTGGAATCCAACCTGAACCAAAGTTCTTATTCCAAGACTGTCCTGAATTATCATGCCTGCTGTCTTCCCAATGAGGTCTGTCTCTGTTCTTGTGTTCAGGAACAGAGTTTATCCTTTCCATTACCCAGTCTGGACAATCATTCCTCCTCTTGTCTGGAGAACATGGAgcctcactgtttttttccatattgtCCTTCTCCTTTAgactttcattctgtttctcttgatCATTTCTTCTGTATCGATCATTTCCTCTGGGACTCCTCCAGCTGTCATTTGCCCATTTATCTTTCCAACGAGGTGAATGACCATCCCTCTCATTTCTAGAGAATGAGGAACCTTTATTTCTTGTCCTTGACTGTGATCTTGACCTAGATCGTGACCGGGACCTAGATCGGGACCTGGACCATCtcctatttcttctctctctacCACGATCCCTTCTCTGACAATCTCTATCACTACTTCGAGATCTAGATTTTTGTCTTGGAGATGAATCCCTTGTTCTTGACCGAGAAGACGatctcctcctttccccagcAGTTTCCCTCTTGGGAGATCGAGATGgtgtttttctctcatctttgAGTGCTTCTCTTTTCGGAGACTGAGATAAGGATCTCCTTCCCTCTCTGACAGTTTCCTTCTTGGGTGATCGGGAACTCCTCTCTTTGGTCGTCTCCCTTTTAGGAGATGGTGACTGAGATCTCCTGCCATCTCTCCTAGAAGGAGACCAAGTTGTTGATGGTGAATGAAATCGAGACCGTCTTGTTCGagtctttttatcttttttggGTTCTGATGGACACTCTCCTTCTTGGCGAACAGTTTCAcctttttcatcagaaaatccTGAAGCTGATGTAGAGTTTGCTGCATCACTCTGTAAGGAGTCCGTTTTTCTCTGCTCTATACTTTCAGCTGGTGGCAACTGTTCAATCTGAGGTTCGTTCTGGTCACTGCAAAATGAGTCACAATCCATGGGTATCATTTCATTGTTATCCTCACCAAAATGTTTATGTTCAGCATTTATCATCGGTGACTCTGAAGTTCTGTTCTCTTCACCCTCTGGCACAGGGCTTTCTTTTAAGGCTTGCTCTGTGTCTGTAGAAGCATTGCATATTAACCCATCTAATTCCTTGTCTTCATCACTTTTAACATTTTGAGTGTTTGCACTTGCACAGTCCATTACTGTCTCTTCATCTGCCTTAGCATTATCTACTTCTATGGTTTCTGTATGCTCATGCAATTCACTTCTGGGGCTCTCTAATGGCTGATCTTGTTCCAAAGGCTCTGGATGCTCCACTAATTCATTTTCTTGACTAGTTATTGGTTGACGCATTTTTGTCAATGTATTTATATTATCAAGTAATTCTTCCTGAGGACTACACATCTCGTGTGAATCTTCAAATGTTGTATGGTCACACAGTTTATCTCTGGGACTTGTCTCTGTTCCCACTTGTTCAAGAGTATTTTCACAGACATCCTGATTTCCAAgttctaatttttcttcattaagatcttttatttctaattctTGATTTCCTTCTCCTACAGTCAATACTGTAGATTCTTGGACAGAAAAACTTACATCTCCATTGCCTGAAGTACCTTCCTCATGTTCCCCTGTAGTTTCCTCAATTTCTGCATGTTCATCACAGCTTTCCAATACATCAGCAGATTCTGtttctgcatcatttttctGTGGAAGGTTTGCACTACAGCTTTCATTATCTGACTGCTGGTCTTTATCTACCATTAGAACTGCTTCGGACtcaacatcatcatcatcatcgtcATCCACTGAATCACTGGAGGATTTTTCAGAACGTGCAGaacttctcagtttctttttagcCAGAGGTGTTGGTTGTTTACCTGCTCTTTTAGTATTTCGTTTTGGAAGAACATTCTCTGATTCTGAAGAGGATTTATTCAGAGGTGGATTACTGCCATCAGGGGCACTGCACCCTGAACTGCCTGACCGAGGTGAGCTCCGAGACTGACTCAGAGTCTCATTTTTGGTGTTCCGTGCAGACCTTCTTCTAGGAGTAGTATTAACAGACTTCCTTCTAGCTCCCCTAGTGCCAGACGAACCTGatgcttgctttttctcttctccttcttgcGCACACGCAACAGCATATCCTTTCCCTAAAGATTCTAAAAAAGGCAGAATACCTTAATGCTTGGTAATAAACATTTACACAGATACAAATAAGAGCATAAGATGACACTCCTTTTTAATGGATATTATCAAACAATACAATATACAATGCAGTATGAAATGCTGCCACAGCTTAACTAGCTAAAATCAAGTCCACACCACCCCAGTGCAGACTCTCTTTAAAGAACAGAATCAGACTAACAAAAATCAAATACTAGGCACCAGGagatgcagcagtgctgacatAGCTATATGGACAATAATGATATTCCCAATTATACCACATTTGTCCCCACGTGTTTCCTCTCTTATGCTGATATAAAAAACTGAATAGGGAAGGAACACTCACAGAATGTGCCCAACATCCACAGGGATTCCTCACATTCAACACCTATCAGAACCACTAGCGAAATCTGAAGACTCTGCCTCCTATTTCCTTCATGATCCTCATAGGCAGGAAGTCTTCAAGTCAAATCTGAAGATTACTTAAATTTTAGTCCACACactaaaatgttttaagtttcAGTGTTGATGTCTGTCTTCCACTTTGTCCACAGCATAAAGAATCTACTACATTAAATAACTGAACTCCACTTTAGGTATGGCAAAAGCATATTTACATAAATCaatttatttgctgtctttttagCTTGGTAACCTCACACTTCAGAGTCTCACCTTTAGTAGAGAAAATGTTCAATGCTTGTTTAAAGTATTATTTAACTTCTCACCTGGGCAGGtcagaaaaagtatttgaaaatgtatatttaaaaaacatatcctttttctttccccttgtaAAGATTCTGTTTCCCGCTTCTCCCAAAAGACAGCACAAAAGGCATTTACTTTCACATTCTGCCTTAGTAGTTGACAATGTCATCAGTATTCACAAATCAGTTGCAGAATTATCAATGGTAATTAATCTGTTCTAAATTGTCCAATACTGAAAAGTATTTTGGAGCTTAGAACACTCTTCAGCTAATAGAAAAACTGATTATTTTGCCCTCCACTTCTGGTACGCGGCAAAGAAGCCTAACAGTGTAagtgaaaaggagaagggaaatcAAGAGATAGAAGCTACCATACGCTTATTACTACTAGAAGCAGAAACAGTTAAGCATCGGTTAAACTgacaaaaaagacagaggaagtaacctattttttttttactggcaaGTGGggaagtgaaataaatacatttaacaaCGTGGACTA
The Coturnix japonica isolate 7356 chromosome 1, Coturnix japonica 2.1, whole genome shotgun sequence DNA segment above includes these coding regions:
- the SCAF11 gene encoding protein SCAF11 isoform X2; the protein is MRNKKQCIQDTEGQKHEGMEGEEMEESCSCSTLLHDGDTCPICLNCLLEQEIGFPENCSHTFCMTCILKWAETQASCPIDRRPFRAVCQLGALEDQIKIQVEKQQKRKNEEECCTQSKEKYSHAKIRRFLRRAVCSDRGPLAAKWRRVVKKKYSNVLSDKQNKKALSAKTRRQSCWNECFRTGFYSTLPASGTNEESFLSCRNDCTEFTEVSAMIRQKRQELELSCSSVLARVERTPVVSYGAEAETFLLTSTAVAGTVLPTNIRPLENLESLGKGYAVACAQEGEEKKQASGSSGTRGARRKSVNTTPRRRSARNTKNETLSQSRSSPRSGSSGCSAPDGSNPPLNKSSSESENVLPKRNTKRAGKQPTPLAKKKLRSSARSEKSSSDSVDDDDDDDVESEAVLMVDKDQQSDNESCSANLPQKNDAETESADVLESCDEHAEIEETTGEHEEGTSGNGDVSFSVQESTVLTVGEGNQELEIKDLNEEKLELGNQDVCENTLEQVGTETSPRDKLCDHTTFEDSHEMCSPQEELLDNINTLTKMRQPITSQENELVEHPEPLEQDQPLESPRSELHEHTETIEVDNAKADEETVMDCASANTQNVKSDEDKELDGLICNASTDTEQALKESPVPEGEENRTSESPMINAEHKHFGEDNNEMIPMDCDSFCSDQNEPQIEQLPPAESIEQRKTDSLQSDAANSTSASGFSDEKGETVRQEGECPSEPKKDKKTRTRRSRFHSPSTTWSPSRRDGRRSQSPSPKRETTKERSSRSPKKETVREGRRSLSQSPKREALKDERKTPSRSPKRETAGERRRSSSRSRTRDSSPRQKSRSRSSDRDCQRRDRGRERRNRRWSRSRSRSRSRSRSRSQSRTRNKGSSFSRNERDGHSPRWKDKWANDSWRSPRGNDRYRRNDQEKQNESLKEKDNMEKNSEAPCSPDKRRNDCPDWVMERINSVPEHKNRDRPHWEDSRHDNSGQSWNKNFGSGWIPNRGRGHRGRGGRGRGSFTYGDYSENHWQSRKPLSGNSNGSGNEATRFSEQQPYKRKNEQDSFDTPADRSGWTSASSWAVRKTLPADVQNYYSRRGRNSSSPQSGWGTRQEEETLEQDPNLKDQGNQQSDGSQLPVNMMQQQMNVMPQVNAQHQPMNMFPYPVGVPPPMMNMQRNPFNIPPPVPMHLHTGVPLIQVAAPTNLSQGLPPPPPPPPPSQQVNYIASQQDGKQLQGIPNAAHVSNNMSAPALPAPAAVLGNVGTVQGPTSGNATSSSHVKGSNAAVKLGENKASVTVEASADSSKKDQKLLIQEKAAQEVKLAIKPFYQNKDITKEEYKEIVRKAVDKVCHSKSGEVNSAKVANLVRAYVDKYKHSRKKSAEEAVSCERK
- the SCAF11 gene encoding protein SCAF11 isoform X1, producing the protein MKRKITFIHITSCKKMRNKKQCIQDTEGQKHEGMEGEEMEESCSCSTLLHDGDTCPICLNCLLEQEIGFPENCSHTFCMTCILKWAETQASCPIDRRPFRAVCQLGALEDQIKIQVEKQQKRKNEEECCTQSKEKYSHAKIRRFLRRAVCSDRGPLAAKWRRVVKKKYSNVLSDKQNKKALSAKTRRQSCWNECFRTGFYSTLPASGTNEESFLSCRNDCTEFTEVSAMIRQKRQELELSCSSVLARVERTPVVSYGAEAETFLLTSTAVAGTVLPTNIRPLENLESLGKGYAVACAQEGEEKKQASGSSGTRGARRKSVNTTPRRRSARNTKNETLSQSRSSPRSGSSGCSAPDGSNPPLNKSSSESENVLPKRNTKRAGKQPTPLAKKKLRSSARSEKSSSDSVDDDDDDDVESEAVLMVDKDQQSDNESCSANLPQKNDAETESADVLESCDEHAEIEETTGEHEEGTSGNGDVSFSVQESTVLTVGEGNQELEIKDLNEEKLELGNQDVCENTLEQVGTETSPRDKLCDHTTFEDSHEMCSPQEELLDNINTLTKMRQPITSQENELVEHPEPLEQDQPLESPRSELHEHTETIEVDNAKADEETVMDCASANTQNVKSDEDKELDGLICNASTDTEQALKESPVPEGEENRTSESPMINAEHKHFGEDNNEMIPMDCDSFCSDQNEPQIEQLPPAESIEQRKTDSLQSDAANSTSASGFSDEKGETVRQEGECPSEPKKDKKTRTRRSRFHSPSTTWSPSRRDGRRSQSPSPKRETTKERSSRSPKKETVREGRRSLSQSPKREALKDERKTPSRSPKRETAGERRRSSSRSRTRDSSPRQKSRSRSSDRDCQRRDRGRERRNRRWSRSRSRSRSRSRSRSQSRTRNKGSSFSRNERDGHSPRWKDKWANDSWRSPRGNDRYRRNDQEKQNESLKEKDNMEKNSEAPCSPDKRRNDCPDWVMERINSVPEHKNRDRPHWEDSRHDNSGQSWNKNFGSGWIPNRGRGHRGRGGRGRGSFTYGDYSENHWQSRKPLSGNSNGSGNEATRFSEQQPYKRKNEQDSFDTPADRSGWTSASSWAVRKTLPADVQNYYSRRGRNSSSPQSGWGTRQEEETLEQDPNLKDQGNQQSDGSQLPVNMMQQQMNVMPQVNAQHQPMNMFPYPVGVPPPMMNMQRNPFNIPPPVPMHLHTGVPLIQVAAPTNLSQGLPPPPPPPPPSQQVNYIASQQDGKQLQGIPNAAHVSNNMSAPALPAPAAVLGNVGTVQGPTSGNATSSSHVKGSNAAVKLGENKASVTVEASADSSKKDQKLLIQEKAAQEVKLAIKPFYQNKDITKEEYKEIVRKAVDKVCHSKSGEVNSAKVANLVRAYVDKYKHSRKKSAEEAVSCERK